The Calothrix sp. PCC 7507 DNA segment ATTTTGTAGGGGGTTGCCTTTTCGTAATTGACGGAGTGCTTAACTTGGCACATCACTTAGCAAGTAGTTGATGAACAAATCAAAGTGTCTGGGGCGCATCCCACTTTTTTGTATGTCATTGCGAGCGAAACGAAGCAATCGCAAAATCTCCGACTAAGAGCGAGCCCATGCGATTGCTTTATCATTCCTCCCCATCAAGCAGATATTTCACTATATATTCGCCAATTTAGACAAACTTTGCGATCGCTCAAATACCCGATTCTTTTTAGAGACTAACGAGTAAGACTAGGATCAACGTTTTCCAGGTAATCGCGAAAGATTTGATGTGCAGTTTTGTGGTCGCCTTCTGGAGTCATATCGCACAACCACCATATAAGATTACTTTGATAACATCTTGGTTGATCTGTGGCAATTAACCTGCCAAGATGTTCACAATTCCAACCAACGAAATTGTACTCCCAACTAGCAAAAACATAAAGGGCTTGTTTAAGTCGCTCAATTGTTTGCTTTGGCGCAAAAGCGATCTGGTCAATACCAAGAACGAATTTAGCTTCCTTTCTTTCAAATAAACACAACCCACTACCTGTATCAAAAATGTGAACATCTGATACACCAATACCGTAATGCCAGAAAGGCTCTGGTGGATTCTGCCAGTTCAGTAAACGTCCATATCGCTTACTTAAAGGGTCGGCAAGATGCTCGATTGCTTCTATTGTTTTCTCGACTTGGTCTAGGGATAATGACATAACATAAAGACAAATTTACTACTTATTTACTGGCAATTTAGCATTTTTATAACCCCATAACTGTGCGATAATGCGCTTCAATCTGCCCCACAGTTTGAGACTTACGCTGAGTATCCCACTGACTGCGGTTAAATAATTCTTGCCGCAATTCATCAACATTAATGGTTGTCACTTTGGCATTAGCAACAATTTGTTTACCATTCACCCAAGCACTATCAACCACGTTTGTCGGACGACCTAAAACTAATAAACCGATGGGGTCTGTGCGGGGGAGTAATGATAAATTTGTGAGGTCGTAAAGAACTAAATCAGCTTGTTTACCAACAGTTAAAGAACCGAGTTTATCTGCTAAATTCAATCCTTTTGCACCGCCTAAAGCTGCCATTTCTACAGATTGTCGAGGTGTAATCCAGTGCTGATAATCTAAATCGGTAACGTTGTGCAAAATCGAACCAATTTTGATGGCTTCTAGCAAGTCTTGGGAGTCATTACTGGAAGCACCATCACAACCAAAAGCGACGTTTACCCCAGCTTGGCGATATTTTAAAATGGGGGCGATACCACTGCCTAAACGCAAATTGCTTAAGGGATTGTGAACGACTGTAGATTGAGTTTGGGCAAGGATGGCAATATCAGCATCACTTAAATGGACACAATGGGCAAGTGAAGTCCGATCGCCCAAATACCCAAGTCTTTTTAAATGTTCAACAGCAGTACAACCGTACTTTTCTTGGGCAAGTCTTTCCTGTGCTTTGGTTTCGAGTAGATGGGAGTGACGACACAAATTATAGCGATCGCTTAACGCAATACACCCAGTAAACAAAGCATCTGAACACAATTGTATGCCCGTAGGGGCAACTAAAATTTCCACACCCTCGTCTGGGCGGTGAAACTGTCTCACCGCCTCTTCAATGACTTCCAGGGTGGCTATAGTTGAACGAAAATAAGGCTCATGAGTTTGGGCTGACTCCCCGGATGGGATACCAGCGGTAATCGATTCATCTTGAATTAGCGGGGCGACAAAGGCGCGAATTCCTACTTCTCGGTAAGCTTTGATGGCGGTGGCGATCGTTTCTAATTCTTTTCCGGGAATTAACACCAGATGATCTACCACACTCGTACCACCGGAAAGGAGGGTTTCTACGGCTGTTCCCAAAGCGCTGAGATAAACCTGTTCTGGATCGAGGGGCGCAAAATCATACAGTTCGGCTAGCCATAACTCTAAAGGCAAAACTGACATGATTCCCCGTTGCCACATTTCTGAGGAATGGGTGTGGGCGTTGAAAAATCCCGGTAACAGGAGCTTATTTTTACCATCAATAACAGTACCCACAATGTCTAGATGCGTTGCAATAGCGGCAATTTTGCCATCCACTATCTGTACATCTACGGTGGTGTAACCGTCCTCAATAGCGATTAAAACATTCTGAATAGTAAAGGTCATAATATTTAACCTTAATTAAGTAATTGAACGATTAACAGAAATTCAAGTTACAAAATAGAAAAAGGTATTGGGTGTTGCAATTTATGGATTTACCTTTGCGGACATTGGGAGTTGCACCAAATGCTTGGAGAGTGAATCAAGCGATCGCAGATATCACTCGTCCTCAAAAGACCCCACAACCCGTTATCTTAACAACAGATACTAAAAACCTGCGCCTAGACTTGGCAAAAGTAGCCATCCTCGTCATAGATATGCAAAACGACTTCTGTCACCCTGATGGCTGGTTGGCGCATATCGGCGTAGATGTCACCCCAGCCCGCAAGCCCATAGAACCTTTACAAAACTTACTTCCAGAACTCCGGGCGGCTAATGTGCCCGTAATTTGGGTAAATTGGGCAAATCGTCCCGACTTACTTAATATTAGTGCTGGCGTACTCCACGTTTATAATCCTACAGGTGACGGCGTGGGATTAGGCGATCGCTTACCCAGCAACGGTGCTAAAGTACTGATGGCGGGTAGCTGGGCGGCGGCGGTAGTAGACGAACTCCCACAGCTACTAGAAGATATTCGTGTGGATAAATACCGCATGAGTGGCTTTTGGGATACCCCCCTAGATAGCATCTTGCGGAACTTGGGAATAACGACAATATTTTTTGCTGGTGTCAATGCTGACCAATGTGTACTGACTACACTGTGTGACGCCAATTTTTTAGGCTACGACTGCGTATTAGTGAAAGACTGCACCGCCACCACCTCACCTGACTATTGTTGGCTGGCGACATTATATAACGTCCAACAATGCTTCGGTTTTGTCACCGACTCACAAGCGATTTTAGAAGCGCTAAATAGGCAATAGGCAATAGGGTATGACAAATAACAAATAACAAATGACAAATGACAAATGACAAATGACAACCTAAGAGATAAATAAATGTCTACTACTAAATGTGTAATTCCTGTTATCAAATCTCCTAAAGATTACCAAGTTTACCGCATCAGTCCTCATGATTCTAACAGGTTAGCAATTATCTTTGATTCCACCAATGCTAATACTTCCCTGACTTGTTGTGTGGAAATTTTTGATGTGGGCGGACAAACACCACCAAATCGCCATCAATGGGCTGTAGAAATGTTTTTTGTTCTCAAAGGAGAAGGCATAGCTATTTGTGATGGTAAGAAAGTCGCTATTAAAACAGGAGATAGTATATTAGTACCTCCCACTGGCACGCACTTGATTAAAAATACAGGTAACTCTCGCTTATATACACTGACTGTGATGGTTCCTAACGAAGACTTTTCGGAACTAATTCGTAGTGGTACTCGCATAGAATTAGATGCAGAAGATATGGCAGTTTTGGGACGAGTAGATGCTTTAATGCCTGTGTGAAATATTCGCCATCACTCAACTTTGTAGCGTGCGTTACGCTAACGCGATAACGCACCTGAATTTTTGAGGTGGATGAACGGAGTTGTGAGCCTCGCCGACGAGTATTAATTGTTGTAGCGCTGCCATGTTTGACACTGATTATATGGTCAACTTGACAGCTTAAGCCGTCTACTTCTGGATATAAACAATACTTGCATATATGGGCGGTGCGATCGCTAACTAAACGCCGCAATTCTGCACTAATATATACACAAGACATTTTGAATACTCACTTAGCATTAATGTACTGATGAGCTTTTGCTTTTGCTAAAGTCATAATGCTCTAGCATCAGGAAATAATGTAACTCTTGCTGGTCACTTCCTACAAGGCCTTCAGTTTTTGCGCGCTCAACCAAATCCTCTAAACGGTCTTTGGCTGCATCCGAGAGTTTGAAATCGATAACACTTTGGGGAGTGGTTCCAGCAGCAATAAACTCTATAATTTCATCGTAGACTTTGGCTATATTTACAGATGTCGTCATCAGATTACCTCTTGAAATTAATCTAAGTTAGACTCAAATTTTCGATAAAGGGAAGGAACAAGAACAACACGAAAACCGAAATTATCACAACGGTTGTCGAAAGTATACCCATTGCGGTTAGCGCTACGGCAGTTGTCTGGGAGGCTTACCCAAGAACCGCCACGCAAAATTCGATATTCATTATTATTTTTACTTAACCAAGCACGACCATTAGCTGGCGCTTCGTGATAATCTCCGTGCCATTTATCCTGACACCATTCCCACACATTACCATGCATATCAAACAAACCAAAGGCGTTGGCAGGAAATTTGCCTACATCGGTGGTTTCCATAAAAGTTCCGTAATTCGCTAAATCTGTTGTAATTGTTTCACCACAATAAAACGGGGTAGTCGTTCCTCCACGACAAGCATATTCCCACTCAGCTTCACTCGGTAAGCGATAAATTCTCCCAGTATGTTGAGATATGCGATCGCAAAACTCCACCGCATCATCCCAAGACACTTGTTCCACAGGTAGATTTGCACCTTTAAAATAGGATGGGTCGGGATTTAGATCAATATTTACTTTACCAAAAGCAGCAACGGCTCGCCATTGAGCTTGGGTGACAGGAAATTTACCCATGAAAAAGGGTTGAATGGTGACGGTATGCTGCGGACTTTCAGAATCACGTCGTCCTTTCTCATTGTCTGGGGAACCCATGAGAAAGTTACCGCCAGGAATTGCAACCATATCCAACACGAAGCCATTACCAGGGTTTTCTATGAAATACTCAGCGCGTCCCCGTCCATAGTTAATGTCCCAGGATTTTCCTATACCCAAAAATCCTGGTTTGAGCGTTAAAGTGGCGGTTTCAAATTCAAAAGTCTGAGTTTGGATAACTGAGGGCGATTTTGGTTTTGCTTGTGGTGTCTGAGGAATAACCGGGATAACTAGGGGTGATTTTGGTGTTGGCTGTGGTGTCTGAGGAACAACTCGTTGGATAACTGGGGGCGATTGTGGCCTTGGCTGCGGTTCTTGGGGAAACACCCGTGCTTGTATCGCCGCGATATCCTCATCCCGTAGTCCTAAATATTGCTGATAGTCTTGCAAATCCTTTTGCATCGCCTGGTTAAAAGGATATTGTTGCTTAACTGCGTCAATTAACGCCTGTTCATATTCCTCTAACTTGCCTTCATACTCTCGATAGGGTTTGAGGACTTGTTCGTTAATTTCCCTGGCTTCATCCGCAGATAATCCCAACTCCAGGCGCTGAGATTCCAGGATTCTCAATGCAAAGACAGAAAAATTCCCCTGTCCTTGTTGTGCGCGCAGTCTGGCTTCTTGCAGGTATGCTTCTTTGGCAGAGTTAACAATAACTGTAGGCGTTATGGGCGATGACGAAGGTGAAGTGAAAGCTTGCAGTACTTCAGCTGCTTTTGCATAGCGCAAACTATGGTGACGACGCACCATTTTAGTTAAAACTTCCGCCAGATGGTCACTTACTTGTGCTTGGTGTTGCCAAATAATTTCACCAGTTAACGGTTCTTCTTGTAAATCAAAAGGTAAAATGCCTGTCAAAGCTTGAATTATCGTCATCCCCACAGCATAGACATCACTACCTAAACAGGGTTTACCATTCTTTTGCTCATTGGGCATATATCCCGCAGTACCAATAACTACGCTGGAATTGACTTCCCCTTGAGTGTTCACCATCAATGTCCCAAGTTCTTTTACTGCCCCAAAGTCAATCAAGAAAATCCTACCATCCTGCTGTCGGCGCATGAGGTTTTGGGGTTTGATATCGCGGTGAATGACTCCTTGACCATGAACAAAAGATAAAACTTCTAAAACGTCTTGCAACAACTTAGTTGCATAACCTTCACTCAACCGCTTACCAGGAATCATTTCTCGACTCAGGTCTTGACCTTCGATAAATTCCTGAACTATGTAAAGATGTTGGTCTTGGCTAAAATGGGCGAGTAGTTGGGGAATTTGCGGATGTTTACCTAGCCTTTCGAGGATCGCAGCTTCTTTTTCAAAGAACTCAATAACGCGGGGATTTGACTGGTTAGGACGCAGTTGCTTGACGACACACAAAGGTTTGCTTGGTTGCAAAATATCCCTAGCGAGGTAAGTAACCGCAAACCCCCCGCCACCCAACGTCTGACTAATTTCGTAGCGCCCAGCCAGTATACTCAAAATGACAGTTAAATTTAAGAAACTGATGCTTTTGAGTATAGCGGTTACTAAATGTACCTGACAAGACAACGCATAGGGCTTTAAGAAACCCAACAAAGCCTCGGAAATTTTGGGTTTCGTTCCTTAGCCCAACCTACACTTAAAACTAAAGGTAAATTCTTTGTGTCTTTGCGTCTTTGCGTGAGACTAAATCATACTTTCAATCAGCAACGCTAAATTGATGTTAGGAGTAATTCCGTGGTTCTACAAATTCCACCCATTCAAAAAGAACCAAATGTTATTTGGGAACCACTCCCAGACGACTACATTTTACCTGATGATCCAGTAGAAAATATTCAACAACGATCTCTTGCTGCTGCACTCACCGATGCTTTAGGATCTGCCGGATTTATTCTACCTGAAATGTTGATTGGCTCCAATTTTGGACTCGTCGCCACAATCAACAAAAAAATTATTGTCAAAGCACCTGACTGGTTTTACGTCCCGCAAGTGCAGTCAGTAGCCGTTGATGTAATTCGTCGTAGTTACACCCAAAATTTAGAGGGTGCTGCTGTTGCGGTGGTGATGGAATTTCTTTCAGACACAGAAGGTGGAGAACTCTCAGTCCGCTCAACTCCACCCTATGGTAAGCTCTACTTCTACGAACGGATTTTGAAAGTTCCCACTTACGTCACCTACGACCCCTACGAACCTAGTCTAGAAGTGCGCTGTTTGCAAAATGAACAATACACATTGCAACAAGCAGATACCAATGGGCGTTTTTGGATTCCTGAGTTAGAGTTATTTCTCGGAATTTGGCGAGGTGAAAGATTATGCCAAACTACAAACTGGCTGCGGTGGTGGGATAGGGAAGGTAATTTGCTGTTATGGAGTCAAGAAAAGGTTGAACAGGAACGCCAACGTGCTGAACAAGAACGCCAGCGTGCTGATATATTAGCAGCTAAGTTACGCGAGCTAGGAATTGATCCTAATACCCTTTCTTGAATCAGTTATCAGTTATCAAGGTTTCAGTCGGAATAACAATTACTCAATCCTTGCTACTTTTTTTCTTTTTATCTAATGCCTCCTGAATTGCTTCTCTACAGAATTCAGGAGGATTTTCTTGTTGTTGTACCTCTTCTTTCATTTCTTTAGTGACACGAAAATTTAATTGTTCTGTTAGTTCTTTACTTGGTGGATTACCAAAATTTTCTGGTTTACCCTTGGGATTAGGCATTATTGAGAGATGTAAATATACCTTGAACCGATGTTAGCAACGGTTTAGAGTTTAAATCGGTGGGTAATCTGTCTGGAAAACTAGTAACCCACCGATACCACTTTTATCAAGAGGTAACTCTATTTTATGTTCACAAGGTCAGAACTTGAAATCAAGACGATTGAAGAATTGCGTAACTTATGCCGTAGGTATGGTGTCAAGCCAATTGGCAACATTGGTTACAAAATCTCTTACATCACATCTTTAATGGCTTTCCCGGTGCTAGCACTGCGACAAATGAAGGAAAGCAGGGGATTAAAAACTCCTAGTTTTGGCAGCGTTAAAGAAATGGGAATAGCGCTAGATGAAATGGGAACACCCACAAATGAGCAAGTAGCGTTAATCAGGATATCCCTTGAGGGTAGGAGGATGGGTTATCCAGATAGATATGAGCAAGAAAAATTATTGAGCCTGTACAAGGCTAAATTATTACTAGAGGAAATTATTGGATTGCTGAATCAGTAATAATTACCTAGCCCACCAAACCCTGATCTGGTGGGCAATGCTCACTCTACTACTACGGATACTACTTGTTTGTTCCTTTGCGTCTTTGCGCCTTTGCGTGAGATATTCATCCCTCCATGTACAAAGTCCTTCCCAAACAAACCGCCTCTATGCACACTCGTGACGGTGTGCGCCTGGATGCAGATGTTTATCGCCCTGATGCTGAGGGTGAATTTCCGGTATTATTAATGCGACAACCCTATGGTAGAGCGATCGCATCTACGGTTGTTTACGCCCATCCTACTTGGTATGCTGCCCACGGTTACATCGTAGTCATTCAAGATGTCCGGGGAAGGGGAACATCTGGAGGCGAATTTCAGCTATTTGCTAATGAAATTGCTGATGGTGAAGACACCGTCAACTGGGCGGCAAATCTACCAAATAGTAATGGCAAAGTCGGCATGTATGGCTTTTCTTATCAAGGCATGACACAGCTATATGCCGCAGCCGCTAAACCACACGCTTTAAAGACAATTTGCCCGGCAATGATTGGCTATGATTTGTATACAGATTGGGCTTATGAAGGAGGTGCATTTTGTTTACAAACTAATCTTGCTTGGGCAATTCAATTAGCAACAGAAACTGCCCGATTACGAAAAGATCAAACAGCCTATCAAGCATTACTTACTGCGTCTCACAATCTACCTGTAACTAATCCCGAAATTCTCCAACAACTCGCCCCAGAATCGTTTTATCACGATTGGCTAGCTCATCCTCAACCAGATTCATATTGGGAAGAACTTTCACCCAAGCGCCACTTGCAAGCAGTCGATTTACCTATGTTTCATATTGGCGGATGGTTTGATACTTATTTGCGGGGGACTCTGCATTTATATAAAGATATGGCAGCCCGTAGCTTAACATCACAACATCTGTTAATTGGTCCGTGGGCACATTTACCTTGGGCACGTAAAGTTGGTGAAGTTGACTTTGGTGTCAAGGCGATGAGTCCTGTTGATAAAATGCAAATCCGCTGGTTTGATCAGTTTCTTAAAGATGTAGATACAGGTTTATTGCAAGAACAGCCTGTCTGTTTATTTGAGATGGGTAGTAATATTTGGCGCAGTTTTCCTAGTGTACCTACAACAAACCATAAATCATATTTCTTGTCAACCACCGGACTAGCCAGCATTCGCGAAGACTCCGGAACCCTTATTTCCCATGCCCCATACTTCGACTGCGCTCAGTACAAGTGCCCCATCCCCCATGCCCTAGATGTATTAGTTCACGACCCCTGGCGACCAGTGCAGGCATTGGGTGGTCATGCGGCAATTCCAGGGGGTATATTTGAGCGAATGCACATTGATTGTCGTTCTGATGCCTTAACTTATACTAGTGAACCATTGACAGAAAACTTACATTTAGCAGGAGATACCATAGTGGAAATCTCCTGTAGTGCTGATACACCTAGTTATGATTTATGTGCTGTGCTATCGGAAGTTTATCTTGATGGGCGGGTCTATAATTTGACTCAAGGTTACATTCATTGTCGAGATAGCACAAACTCTGTTACTAAAAAAATTCCCTTGCAAATGACTTGTGTACGGATTGCCAAAGGTCATGCTTTGCGTCTAAGTTTGAGTGCTGCGTGTTTTCCTGCCTACGCCATGAATTCCGGTAATGGCGCAGTAATTAGTAGCGACGATTTATTAGCTGCTCAGATTATCACACTAACAGTCAGTTGCGGTGGCGAGACTCATTCCCAAGTTTTGTTACCTATAATTACACCTGCTTAATTTTTGAGTATATGTATTAGTAAGTCCGCATAAATCAAGTTAATTTCTCAGGAATATTTCCCAAAAGTTTGTTCTTTTTCTTCAAGAAAAAATATAGCGGTTTTCAGATCAGTGAGCTACAGATTTAAATCGCAAAGCCTGTAGGGGCGGGAAAAACCCGCCCTTGACTGTATTGCATCAGACAGAGAACCGCTATATATTAATTTAAACCAGTATATAAATGAGATGCTCCCAATAAAAATTTAGTGCTTCTGCAACAGATAAAAATTAGGTGAAGGAGATTTAATGTGATTGATCGTAATCTGTCTCTAATGAAAAAAATAGGAATATTTATATTAGTAGCGGCTATTAGTTGTGGTGTGGCTCTGCTTTTAGATATGAGCAGAGTTAACCATTTATTAGCCATTAAAGCGCCAGTTAGCAAAAGTAGTCAAGCAAATTTAGGCAGGAAAACGAGTGCATTAGCTCAAACT contains these protein-coding regions:
- a CDS encoding amidohydrolase, with protein sequence MTFTIQNVLIAIEDGYTTVDVQIVDGKIAAIATHLDIVGTVIDGKNKLLLPGFFNAHTHSSEMWQRGIMSVLPLELWLAELYDFAPLDPEQVYLSALGTAVETLLSGGTSVVDHLVLIPGKELETIATAIKAYREVGIRAFVAPLIQDESITAGIPSGESAQTHEPYFRSTIATLEVIEEAVRQFHRPDEGVEILVAPTGIQLCSDALFTGCIALSDRYNLCRHSHLLETKAQERLAQEKYGCTAVEHLKRLGYLGDRTSLAHCVHLSDADIAILAQTQSTVVHNPLSNLRLGSGIAPILKYRQAGVNVAFGCDGASSNDSQDLLEAIKIGSILHNVTDLDYQHWITPRQSVEMAALGGAKGLNLADKLGSLTVGKQADLVLYDLTNLSLLPRTDPIGLLVLGRPTNVVDSAWVNGKQIVANAKVTTINVDELRQELFNRSQWDTQRKSQTVGQIEAHYRTVMGL
- a CDS encoding cysteine hydrolase family protein, with product MDLPLRTLGVAPNAWRVNQAIADITRPQKTPQPVILTTDTKNLRLDLAKVAILVIDMQNDFCHPDGWLAHIGVDVTPARKPIEPLQNLLPELRAANVPVIWVNWANRPDLLNISAGVLHVYNPTGDGVGLGDRLPSNGAKVLMAGSWAAAVVDELPQLLEDIRVDKYRMSGFWDTPLDSILRNLGITTIFFAGVNADQCVLTTLCDANFLGYDCVLVKDCTATTSPDYCWLATLYNVQQCFGFVTDSQAILEALNRQ
- a CDS encoding cupin domain-containing protein, with translation MSTTKCVIPVIKSPKDYQVYRISPHDSNRLAIIFDSTNANTSLTCCVEIFDVGGQTPPNRHQWAVEMFFVLKGEGIAICDGKKVAIKTGDSILVPPTGTHLIKNTGNSRLYTLTVMVPNEDFSELIRSGTRIELDAEDMAVLGRVDALMPV
- a CDS encoding HNH endonuclease encodes the protein MSCVYISAELRRLVSDRTAHICKYCLYPEVDGLSCQVDHIISVKHGSATTINTRRRGSQLRSSTSKIQVRYRVSVTHATKLSDGEYFTQALKHLLVPKLPYLLHLILCEYHYELVPKSLR
- a CDS encoding bifunctional serine/threonine-protein kinase/formylglycine-generating enzyme family protein; its protein translation is MSILAGRYEISQTLGGGGFAVTYLARDILQPSKPLCVVKQLRPNQSNPRVIEFFEKEAAILERLGKHPQIPQLLAHFSQDQHLYIVQEFIEGQDLSREMIPGKRLSEGYATKLLQDVLEVLSFVHGQGVIHRDIKPQNLMRRQQDGRIFLIDFGAVKELGTLMVNTQGEVNSSVVIGTAGYMPNEQKNGKPCLGSDVYAVGMTIIQALTGILPFDLQEEPLTGEIIWQHQAQVSDHLAEVLTKMVRRHHSLRYAKAAEVLQAFTSPSSSPITPTVIVNSAKEAYLQEARLRAQQGQGNFSVFALRILESQRLELGLSADEAREINEQVLKPYREYEGKLEEYEQALIDAVKQQYPFNQAMQKDLQDYQQYLGLRDEDIAAIQARVFPQEPQPRPQSPPVIQRVVPQTPQPTPKSPLVIPVIPQTPQAKPKSPSVIQTQTFEFETATLTLKPGFLGIGKSWDINYGRGRAEYFIENPGNGFVLDMVAIPGGNFLMGSPDNEKGRRDSESPQHTVTIQPFFMGKFPVTQAQWRAVAAFGKVNIDLNPDPSYFKGANLPVEQVSWDDAVEFCDRISQHTGRIYRLPSEAEWEYACRGGTTTPFYCGETITTDLANYGTFMETTDVGKFPANAFGLFDMHGNVWEWCQDKWHGDYHEAPANGRAWLSKNNNEYRILRGGSWVSLPDNCRSANRNGYTFDNRCDNFGFRVVLVPSLYRKFESNLD
- a CDS encoding Uma2 family endonuclease is translated as MVLQIPPIQKEPNVIWEPLPDDYILPDDPVENIQQRSLAAALTDALGSAGFILPEMLIGSNFGLVATINKKIIVKAPDWFYVPQVQSVAVDVIRRSYTQNLEGAAVAVVMEFLSDTEGGELSVRSTPPYGKLYFYERILKVPTYVTYDPYEPSLEVRCLQNEQYTLQQADTNGRFWIPELELFLGIWRGERLCQTTNWLRWWDREGNLLLWSQEKVEQERQRAEQERQRADILAAKLRELGIDPNTLS
- a CDS encoding CocE/NonD family hydrolase yields the protein MYKVLPKQTASMHTRDGVRLDADVYRPDAEGEFPVLLMRQPYGRAIASTVVYAHPTWYAAHGYIVVIQDVRGRGTSGGEFQLFANEIADGEDTVNWAANLPNSNGKVGMYGFSYQGMTQLYAAAAKPHALKTICPAMIGYDLYTDWAYEGGAFCLQTNLAWAIQLATETARLRKDQTAYQALLTASHNLPVTNPEILQQLAPESFYHDWLAHPQPDSYWEELSPKRHLQAVDLPMFHIGGWFDTYLRGTLHLYKDMAARSLTSQHLLIGPWAHLPWARKVGEVDFGVKAMSPVDKMQIRWFDQFLKDVDTGLLQEQPVCLFEMGSNIWRSFPSVPTTNHKSYFLSTTGLASIREDSGTLISHAPYFDCAQYKCPIPHALDVLVHDPWRPVQALGGHAAIPGGIFERMHIDCRSDALTYTSEPLTENLHLAGDTIVEISCSADTPSYDLCAVLSEVYLDGRVYNLTQGYIHCRDSTNSVTKKIPLQMTCVRIAKGHALRLSLSAACFPAYAMNSGNGAVISSDDLLAAQIITLTVSCGGETHSQVLLPIITPA